ATAATCGGAGACCGTGCCCGCGAAGACGCCGCGCAGACCGGGTTTCAGCTGTTCTGCACGCCACGCCTGGTTGAAGAATGTGAGGCTGAGCAGGCCGGTGCCGTCGGTGATCTTCGCCTCGACGATCGAGCCGCGCTTGGTCTTCATGTCGCGTTTGCTGACGGAGAGCACTTCGCCGACGATCGTGACGGCTTCGCCCACCGGCAGGCCGTTCAGCGCCGTCAGCTCACCTCGCCGAGCGTATCGGCGAGGATAGTGGCTGAGCAGATCGCCGACGGTGATCATGCCGAATGCCTTCTTCAACACGGCGGCACTCCTGCCGCCGAGAACACCGGTCAGCTTGCTGTCCAAGCCGACCCCGACTGCACGATCTCCGACCTCGCGAGCGCCGGCACTCCGCACGCCTCTGCTGGGTGACGGTGCGGACATGCACCGAGTCTAAAGCGCGCCACCGACACCCAGCCCCGCGCGGTCGGGCCCACCCTGCATCGCCCGGGATCGGACGGTAGCGTTGAAGCCGATGACACGAATCGTTTCCGGCTTCGCCGGCTCGCTCACCCTTGCGGTTCCTCGTTCGGGCACCCGGCCGACGAGCGATCGCGTGCGCGAGGCGATGTTCTCAGCGCTGGTCGCCCGCAATGCAGTTCACGACGCTAACGTGCTGGATCTGTACGCGGGATCCGGCGCACTGGGGTTGGAGGCGGCGAGCCGGGGGGCGGCATCCGTTGTGCTGGTCGAACGCAGTAGGGCTGCGGCAGAGATCTGCCGAGCCAACGCCTCGGCGATCCTCACAGCGGCGAAAGGGCGCGCCGCACCGAGGCTGAGCACCGTCGTGTCCTCCGTTCGCGGTTTTCTGGCCGGGCACTCAGCGGCGGCAGGCGGCTTTCAGCTGGTGTTCCTCGACCCGCCGTATGACCTGCCTGAGAGAGAACTGACAGAGGATCTGGCCACCCTCGAACCGCTGCTCACGGACGACGCGGTTGTCGTCGTCGAGCGAAGCGCTCGTTCACAGGAGCCGACCTGGCCGCCGCTGCTCACCCTGGATCGACGCAAGGTCTATGGCGACACCGCGGTGTGGACCGCCGATCGCATCGTCGCCGAATAGCCGACGCGTCGCACGCTGCACAGCACGCGTCGCGGCCGGTAGCGCGGTGCAGCTCAGCCCCGCGCGCCGTTCCAACCGGCATACGGGTCCCAGCCGCCGAGGCCGGTGTACGGCAGGCCGTCGACGAGGAGCCCGTCGCCCGCGACGACGGTGCCGATCCGGCGGAAACCGTCTGGGAGCGGCGCCGCCGGTGGAAAGCACGCCAACAGGCTGTGATCTTCGCCGCCGACCAGGGCGCGGTCCGGTTCCGCACCGAGCGCGGAACGCTCAAGATCGATGGCGACGCCGGATGCCTGCGCAATCCGCCGCGCATCCAGCGCCAACCCGTCACTGAGGTCGAGCATCGCTCGCGCATCGCCCCGCGCAGCGGCAACTCCCGCAGCGATCGGCGGATGCGGCCGCAGCTGGGCCTCGACTGCGACGCGGTGCTCGCGGCGCAGGGAAGCGGCCAACCGGGCGTCCGGCGAGCCATCAGCATCCGTTGCATGCCGAAACAGCAGCGCCAACCCGGCAGCAGCGCCGCCGAGATCGCCTGCGACCGCCACCACATCATCGATCCGCGCCCCGGATCGCAGAACGGGCGCCCGCCCTTCGAGATCGCCGAACGCCGTCACGGCGATCGTGAAGGTGTCAGACGCCGACAGGTCGCCGCCGACGACACCGCAGCCTGGTGCGAGTTCTGCGCACGCTTCCCGCAACCCGTCGGCGATGCCCTCGAGCACGACGACCGACGTCGTGCGCGGAGCAGCAATCGCGACCAGCAATGCCGTCGGGCGCGCACCCATCGCGGCAACATCCGCAAGATTGGATGCCGCTGCCTTCCAGCCAAGATCGACGGGGGACGACCATGCGAAGCGGAAGTCCGGACCGTGCACCATCAAGTCCGTCGTGACGACGTAACGCCCATCCGGGGCGGAAAGGACAGCAGCATCGTCACCGGGCCCGACAAGCGCGGCATCCGAGAGCGGCAGCCGCGGGAAGATGCGGCGCAAAGCATCGATCTCGCTGACCGCCTGCAGCGTGTCGGCCGGCTGCAGCGTGTCAGCCGGCTGCAGCGTATCGGCCGGCTGCAGCGTATCGGCCGGTTCGTCGGGTTCAGACATCGTCATGCTTCAAACGGTAGCCTGGATCGCGATGACTCTTCGGCCCGCACGTATGCTGGCGGCACTCCCTCTGCTGCTGGCGGCCGGCCTGCTCGGCGCGTGCACCCCGATCGTGACGATGACGGCGGCGCCGGACTCCAACAATCCCGGGTGTGCGGAAATCTCCGTGCGGCTGCCAGACAGCATCGCCGGCCATGCGCAGCGGGACACGGATGCGCAGGCGACGAGTGCGTGGGGCAGCCCTGCTGTCGTGCTGCTACGCTGCGGCGTCCCTCCGATCGGCCCGACCACCAAGCCGTGTCTGACGGCCAACGGCATCGACTGGGTGCTCGAGAACGATCCGCTCTCCTCCGCGCTGCGCTACATCACCTTCGGGCGCGTCCCGGCGACGGAGGTCGTCATTCAGCACGGAGGTGGCGGAGTCTCGGACGCGAGCGTGATGGCCGACCTCGCCAGCGCGATCGGCAGCGTTCCTCAGTCGAAGAACCTCAGGTGCGTCACGGCCGCCGACGTACCGGCGCCGACGCCCACCACCAACCCGACGGCCACCACAAGCCCCACTCCCAGTCCCTGATCGAGCAGCACCGCAGTCTATTCGGGGTGCTCCGACAGGCTCAGCGTCCGGCCGTGCGGGCGAGCGCAACGTCGATCAGCTCGTCGATCAACTGCGGGTAGGCGAGCCCGCTCGCCTGCCAGCACTTCGGGAACATCGAGATCGGCGTGAATCCCGGCATCGTGTTGATCTCGTTGATCACGAAACCGTCTGCGGTCAGAAAGAAATCAACTCTGGCGAGTCCCTCGCCGCCGATCGCGTCGAACGCCCGGACCGCAAGCGACTGCATCAGAGCGAGCTCGCCTGCGCTCAGATCCGCAGGGCACACCAATTCGACGCCCGGCGCGTCAAGGTACTTCGCGGCGAAGTCGTAGAAGTCACGGCCCGAGACGACGATCTCTCCGGCGACGGATGCGCGCGTCGCCTCCCCCGGCCGACCGCCGAGCACGGCGATCTCGACCTCGCGCCCGACCAATCCGCTCTCGATCAGCACCTTGTCGTCCTCGGCCAGTGCCGTCTCGATCGCGTGCGGCAGCTGCTCGATCGCGGCGACCTTCGTCACACCGACGCTGGAACCTGCCCGCGCCGGCTTGACGAACAGCGGCAGGGTGAGCTCAGCTGCCGCCGCAGCGACGGCATCCGGATCGCTGCTCCAGTCGAAGGCGGACACCGTGCGCCACGCGGCCACAGGAAGCCCAGCATGCTGCAGCACGGTTTTGGTGAAATGCTTGTCCATGCCCAGAGCGCTCGCGAGTACACCACTGCCGACGTAAGGCAGGCCGACCAGTTCCAGCATGCCCTGGAGTGTTCCGTCTTCGCCCCACGGGCCGTGCAGGATCGGAAACACGATGTCGACATCGCCGAGCACGCGCTCCGACCCGTCAGGTTCATGCACAGTCAACGTGCGCGAGGTGGCACTCTCCGGCCAGCGCACGCGCGTGCCGTTGTCGATGACGACGGGCATGGCAATCGGATTCAGCGCGAACGCCGCGGCATCGTCGCGTTCAAGCACGTATTCGCCATCGCGCGTGATTCCCACGGGAATCACGTCGTAACGCTCGCGATCAATCGCCGCGAGAACTCCGCCGGCCGTTGCGCAACTGACCGAGTGCTCGCTGGAACGCCCCCCGAAGAGAAGTACGACCGCGATCTTGTCCGCCATCCGCGGTCCTTTCACCCTGGGGTTCGTCCGAATCCGTTGTCAGATGCGGCGCGATGTCTTTCGGATCGAGCGTACCCGCAAGCACCCTGCTGACCTGTTCGACGATGGGCATCGCCACGCCGCGTGCGCGTGCGAGCTCAAGAATCGGGGCGACGGATGCCAGGCCCTCTGCTGTCTGGTTCATCTGTCTGACCACCTCGTCGAACGCGTAACCCTGGCCGAGCAGGCGGCCCGCCGTGTTGTTGCGTGACAGCGGGGACTGACAGGTCGCGATCAAGTCGCCGAGGCCCGCCAGCCCGGCAAGCGTGTCGGGCATCGCGCCGTGCGCCACAGCGAAATCCGTCATCTCGACGAGCCCACGCGTGATGATCGACGCCTTCGTGTTCTCGCCATAGCCGACGCCATCGACGATGCCGATGGCGACGGCGATCAAGTTCTTGAGCACGCCGCCGAACTCGGTTCCGATGACATCTGTGTTCACGAACGATCGGAAATATCGATTTGTCGCCAACAGAGCGACGGCCTGCGCGGTTTCAAGACTCACCGATGACACGACCGCGGCAGTCGGCTGTTCCCGCGCGATTTCCAAGGCAAGGTTCGGGCCGGAGATCACGGCGATGCGCGAAGGATCAATCGGCAGCTCTTGTGCGATCACCTGGCTCATCCGCAGCCCGCTCCCCCGCTCGACCCCCTTCATCAGGCTCACGATGGGCGCACCCTGCGGCAGGAGCGGTTCGACGGCAGACAGGTTTTCACGCAGCGATTGGCTCGGGATCGAGACGAACACCTGCTCGGCACCATCCAGCGCGTCGGCAAGCACCGTGGTCGCCCGAACGCTCGGTGGCAGATTGACACCCGGCAGATACTGACTGTTTCGGCGTGCCTCTGTGATCTCGTGCGCGATCTCTGGCCTGCGGGCCCAGATGATGACCTCGCTTCCGGCGTCGCCCAGAATCTTCGCGAAGGTCGTTCCCCAGCTGCCGGCGCCCAGCACCGCGACACGGTGCGCCGGGAGTGATCTAGCCCTCAAAGCGGCCCGTCTCCTTCTGGTCATGCGCCGCCGGATTCCAACGCTCTGCTGGAGCCTTTTCACCGCGCACACCTTCGAGCAGGCCGGTGACATCCTGCATGATCACGTTCGTCGCGGCGGCAAGCGTGCCCGCGTTCAACGGCTTGTCGCGGAATTCAGACAGGTCCACCGGGTCACCGAACACGACCGTCACGGTTTTGCGCGGAAAGAAGCTGATCTTTTTCGAGTATCGTGCCATCACCTGCTGGGAGCCCCAGTGCGCGACCGGAATCACCGGAATGCCGTGTTCAAGCGCCATTCGCGCGGCACCGGTCTTGCCGCGCATCGGCCACAGGTCCGGGTCCCGGGTGAGCGAGCCTTCCGGGTAGATGATCACGCACTGCCCGCGTTCGACGAGTTTCTCGGCCGCCAGCAGCGGTGCCCCCGTGCGGCTTCGGCCGGCGCGCTCGACCGGGATCTGGCCGGATTTCGTCAAGAGCCAGCCGACGACGGGCACGCTGAACAGGCTCGCCTTGGCCAAAAACCGTGGTGCTCGACCGAGCTTCCACACGGCAGCAGCCACGATTACGGGGTCGATCTCGGTGTAGTGGTTCGGAGCGATCACGAATGCGCCGCGCACCGGCAGTTTCTCGCGATCGATGATGCGATAACGAACCATGAACCACAGTGGCGGCAGCACCAGTGCGGCCAGGATCCAAAAGGCCGAAGGGCGCCCCTTCTCAGAGCTGGGCCGGCGCGCGGAGGATGTAGGCACCCGCCTATTATCCTTCGAGAACGAAGTCGGCTCCCAGCAGTTCGAGCTTCTCGATGAAGTTCTCGTACCCTCGCGAGATGATTCCAACGTTGCTGACGGTGGATGTTCCCTCCGCAGTCAGAGCCGCGATCAGGTGACTGAAACCGCCGCGCAGGTCGGGGACCTCGATGTCGGCGCCGTGCAGCGTCGTTGGACCGGCAATCACGGCTGAGTGGTTGAAGTTGCGCTGACCGAACCGGCACGGATGCCCGCCCAGGCATTCTTTATGAATCTGGATGGTCGCCCCCATCTCCACCAGCGCGTCGACGAACCCGAACCGCTGCTCATACACCGTCTCATGCACGATGGAGACGCCCTGCGCCTTGGTCAGGGCCACCACGAGCGGCTGCTGCCAATCCGTCATGAAGCCCGGGTGCACATCCGTCTCGATCACGACCGGCTTCAACTCGCCACCGGGATGGTAGAACCGGATGCCGTCGTCACTGATGTCGAACGCACCACCGACCTTGCGAAAAACGTTGAGGAAGGTGAGCATCTCGGCCTGGCGAGCCCCGCCGACGAAGATGTCGCCGCCGGTGGCCAGCGCTGCCGCAGCCCAGCTGGCGGCCTCGTTGCGGTCGAACAGAGCCGTGTGGCTGAAGCCGCTCAGCCGGTCCACCCCTTCGATGCGGATGACGCGGTCGGTGTCGACCGTGATGATCGCACCCATCTTCTGCAGGATGTTGATCAGGTCCATGATCTCAGGCTCGATCGCCGCACCCTTGAGCTCGGTGATACCCTCGGCGCGCACAGCCGTTAGCAGCACCTGCTCTGTAGCGCCGACGCTCGGGTACTCCAGGTGAACCTTCGCGCCCTTCAGACCGTTCGGCGCGGTCATCCGGATGCCGCTGGGCAGCTTCTCGACGATCGCACCGAAGTTGCGCAGCACCTGCAGGTGGTAGTCGATCGGGCGGTCGCCGATGCGACATCCGCCGAGGTCGGGGATGAACGCCTCGCCGAGCCGGTGCAGCAGCGGGCCGCAGAACAGGATCGGGATGCGGCTGGAACCGGCGTGCGCGTCGATGTCGGCCATGTGCGCCGTCTCGATGCCGCTCGGGTCGAGCACGAGCGTGCTGCCATCGGCAAATGCCGTCACCTTGACGCCGTGGATCTCCAAAAGCCCACGCACGACGCGCACATCACTGATGTCGGGCACATCCCGCAACTCACTCGGCGTATCGCCGAGCAAAGCGGCGACCATCGCCTTGGTGACGAGGTTCTTCGCCCCCTTCAACCTGATGCTCCCCCTGAGCGGGCGACCACCGTGGATGGTGATCTTTTCTGCGGTCAGTCCCACTCGGGCACCTGCGGCTTGAGCATCTTGAAGAAGTGAGTTCACGTAGTTTTCACCGGTATTGTTTTGGGCCGCCAGCTTTCGCGGCGGGCTTCGAATTCTGTGATCTGCGCTTCGTTACGCAATGTCAGGCCGATGTCGTCCAGGCCCTCGAGCAACCGCCACCTAGTGTAATCGTCAATCTCGAAAGAAACGGTCAGGCTGGCGATGGTTGCTGTACGCGCAACCAGATCGACCGTCGCCTCTATTCCCGGGTTCGCCTCGATCGCGGCCCACAGCTTCTCCGCGTCTTCCTCGCTGATCAGGCCTGTCAGCAGGCCCTGCTTACCAGAGTTGCCACGGAAGATGTCGCCGAATCGCGGGCTCAGCACCGCGGTGAAACCGTAGTCGCGCAGTGCCCACACGGCGTGCTCCCGAGAGGATCCTGTGCCGAAATCGGCGCCGGCGACCAGGATCTTGCCTGCTTTGTACGGCTCCTGGTTGAGCACGAACTCCGGGTCTTTGCGCCACTCGTGGAAGAGGGCGTCTTCGAATCCGGTCTTTGTGATCCGCTTGAGGAAGACGGCGGGGATGATCTGGTCCGTGTCGACGTTCGAACGACGGAACGGGACAGCAACACCGCTGACGGTTGAAATCTTTTCCATTATGCCTGTGCTCCTTCGTCGTCGTTGGTCGAGTAGCGAGGAACGAGCGTATCGAGACCACCGTCGCCGGATCTCGATACGGCGGCTCCTTCGTCGCGGCCTACTCGATCACCGGAATGCTGAACATCCCACGGGCTGGACAGCGTTCCGCGAATGGCTGTGGCTGCCGCGACAACAGGCGACACCAGATGGGTGCGCCCGCCCTTGCCCTGACGACCCTCGAAATTGCGGTTCGACGTCGACGCGCAGCGCTCCCCCGGTGCCAGCTGGTCGGGGTTCATACCGAGACACATCGAACAGCCGGCGAAGCGCCACTCTGCGCCGAACGCTTCGATGATCTTGTCGAGGCCCTCCGCCTCCGCCTCGAGGCGCACCCGCGCCGAGCCGGGCACGACCATCACTCGCAAACCCTCCGCCTTCTTCTTGCCCTCGATGATCGATGCGAACGCTCGGAGGTCCTCGATTCGGCTGTTCGTGCACGAGCCCATGAACACCGTGTCGACGCGGATGTCTTTCATCCTGGTCCCCGGCGCCAAATCCATGTATGCGAGGGCACGCTCTGCCGCTGCTCGATCGTTTGCATCGGCAAACTCACTCGGGTGCGGGATTGCCTCGCTGAGCGGCACACCCTGACCGGGGTTGGTGCCCCAGGTGACGAATTGCTCGAGATTGTCGGCGTCGATGAACACTTCGGCATCGAATTCTGCGTCGTCGTCTGTGACAAGCGTCTTCCAATACTCGAGCGCATCGTCCCAGTCCTGGCCGGCGGGCGCGTGCGGGCGGCCCTTCAGGTAGGCGAAGGTGGTCTCGTCCGGCGCGACCAGGCCTGCGCGCGCTCCCGCCTCGATCGACATGTTGCAGATCGTCATCCTGCCTTCCATAGACAGGGCACGGATGGCGCTTCCGCGGTACTCGAGTACGTAGCCCTGCCCGCCGCCGGTTCCGATCTTCGCGATGACGGCCAGGATGATGTCCTTCGCGCTGACTCCGGGCCGCAATTCGCCTTCCACGGTGATCGCCATGGTCTTGAACGGCTTCAGCGGCAACGTCTGCGTGGCCATGACGTGTTCAACCTCGCTCGTTCCGATGCCGAAGGCCATTGCGCCGAACGCGCCGTGTGTCGATGTGTGGCTGTCGCCGCAGACCACGGTGATCCCCGGCATGGTCAAACCCAACTGCGGGCCGACCACATGCACGATGCCCTGCTCGATGTCGCCGAGAGAGTGCAGGCGCACACCGAACTCTGCGCAGTTCGAGCGCAATGCCTCGATCTGAGTGCGGCTCGTGGCGTCCGCGATCGGGCGATTGATGCCGATCGTCGGGGTGTTATGGTCCTCTGTGGCAATGGTGAGGTCCGGTCGCCGCAGCGGGCGCCCAGCCATGCGCAGACCGTCGAATGCCTGCGGGCTGGTCACCTCATGAATGAGATGCAGATCGATGTAGATGAGGTCAGGCGACCCGTTCTCACCCTGCACGACGAGGTGGTCGTCCCAAATCTTCTGCGCGAGTGTGCGCGGGCTGCGCGCGGTGTCCGATGCCGTGTTCATGTGCTCAGGGTAGCATCGGATTCTGACTTTGGTGGACCAAGTTGGTATACCAGCCAAGGGGCTGATGCTTTTATCCGCGATGGGTACCGTCGAGCAGCACCGTGTAGCCTGGCGCACTGGCGGCCGACGCCCTGGCATTGCTCCCGTTGTCCCCCAGCCGGGACTCAACCACGATCACCGTCACGTTGTCACGGCCGCCTGCTGCAACTGCCTCATCGACGAGCAGGTCGGCCAGCGAACGGTTTGAATCGTCATCGCTGCCCCTCACGCTCCCTCCACCCGCCAGGATTTCGGCGATCTGCTCATCGGTGAGCTCTTTGCACAGCCCGTCCGAGCAAATCAGAAACGTCTGGGTTCCAGCGGCGGGCACGAGCCAGATATCGACGTCGACGGAGTCGGCCGCGCCGAGCGCGCGCGTGATCACGTTGCGGTCGGGATGCGTTGCAGCCTCTTCCTCGCTGATTGCGCCGGCATCGAGCAGTTCCTGCACCGCCGAATGATCGACAGTGAGTTGGGTCAGTGTGCGTCCATCCCAGTCGTAGACCCGAGAATCGCCGACGTTGACGATCATCCAGTGCTGAACATCCGCCTCGCCGTCGTGCAAGAGCACAACGCCGGTGAGCGTCGTTCCCGCGACTGCCACCCCGCTGTCGTCACA
The Rathayibacter sp. SW19 DNA segment above includes these coding regions:
- a CDS encoding PP2C family protein-serine/threonine phosphatase; the protein is MSGTLAVSARSDTGAVRTVNEDSLIARAPVFLVADGMGGHARGEKASQEAVRIFAERIPAGAAPTRDDVLDAVAASNRAVRALSACDDSGVAVAGTTLTGVVLLHDGEADVQHWMIVNVGDSRVYDWDGRTLTQLTVDHSAVQELLDAGAISEEEAATHPDRNVITRALGAADSVDVDIWLVPAAGTQTFLICSDGLCKELTDEQIAEILAGGGSVRGSDDDSNRSLADLLVDEAVAAGGRDNVTVIVVESRLGDNGSNARASAASAPGYTVLLDGTHRG
- a CDS encoding lysophospholipid acyltransferase family protein, with translation MPTSSARRPSSEKGRPSAFWILAALVLPPLWFMVRYRIIDREKLPVRGAFVIAPNHYTEIDPVIVAAAVWKLGRAPRFLAKASLFSVPVVGWLLTKSGQIPVERAGRSRTGAPLLAAEKLVERGQCVIIYPEGSLTRDPDLWPMRGKTGAARMALEHGIPVIPVAHWGSQQVMARYSKKISFFPRKTVTVVFGDPVDLSEFRDKPLNAGTLAAATNVIMQDVTGLLEGVRGEKAPAERWNPAAHDQKETGRFEG
- the leuC gene encoding 3-isopropylmalate dehydratase large subunit codes for the protein MNTASDTARSPRTLAQKIWDDHLVVQGENGSPDLIYIDLHLIHEVTSPQAFDGLRMAGRPLRRPDLTIATEDHNTPTIGINRPIADATSRTQIEALRSNCAEFGVRLHSLGDIEQGIVHVVGPQLGLTMPGITVVCGDSHTSTHGAFGAMAFGIGTSEVEHVMATQTLPLKPFKTMAITVEGELRPGVSAKDIILAVIAKIGTGGGQGYVLEYRGSAIRALSMEGRMTICNMSIEAGARAGLVAPDETTFAYLKGRPHAPAGQDWDDALEYWKTLVTDDDAEFDAEVFIDADNLEQFVTWGTNPGQGVPLSEAIPHPSEFADANDRAAAERALAYMDLAPGTRMKDIRVDTVFMGSCTNSRIEDLRAFASIIEGKKKAEGLRVMVVPGSARVRLEAEAEGLDKIIEAFGAEWRFAGCSMCLGMNPDQLAPGERCASTSNRNFEGRQGKGGRTHLVSPVVAAATAIRGTLSSPWDVQHSGDRVGRDEGAAVSRSGDGGLDTLVPRYSTNDDEGAQA
- the murA gene encoding UDP-N-acetylglucosamine 1-carboxyvinyltransferase; the protein is MNSLLQDAQAAGARVGLTAEKITIHGGRPLRGSIRLKGAKNLVTKAMVAALLGDTPSELRDVPDISDVRVVRGLLEIHGVKVTAFADGSTLVLDPSGIETAHMADIDAHAGSSRIPILFCGPLLHRLGEAFIPDLGGCRIGDRPIDYHLQVLRNFGAIVEKLPSGIRMTAPNGLKGAKVHLEYPSVGATEQVLLTAVRAEGITELKGAAIEPEIMDLINILQKMGAIITVDTDRVIRIEGVDRLSGFSHTALFDRNEAASWAAAALATGGDIFVGGARQAEMLTFLNVFRKVGGAFDISDDGIRFYHPGGELKPVVIETDVHPGFMTDWQQPLVVALTKAQGVSIVHETVYEQRFGFVDALVEMGATIQIHKECLGGHPCRFGQRNFNHSAVIAGPTTLHGADIEVPDLRGGFSHLIAALTAEGTSTVSNVGIISRGYENFIEKLELLGADFVLEG
- the leuD gene encoding 3-isopropylmalate dehydratase small subunit; this encodes MEKISTVSGVAVPFRRSNVDTDQIIPAVFLKRITKTGFEDALFHEWRKDPEFVLNQEPYKAGKILVAGADFGTGSSREHAVWALRDYGFTAVLSPRFGDIFRGNSGKQGLLTGLISEEDAEKLWAAIEANPGIEATVDLVARTATIASLTVSFEIDDYTRWRLLEGLDDIGLTLRNEAQITEFEARRESWRPKTIPVKTT
- the thiL gene encoding thiamine-phosphate kinase, whose protein sequence is MSEPDEPADTLQPADTLQPADTLQPADTLQAVSEIDALRRIFPRLPLSDAALVGPGDDAAVLSAPDGRYVVTTDLMVHGPDFRFAWSSPVDLGWKAAASNLADVAAMGARPTALLVAIAAPRTTSVVVLEGIADGLREACAELAPGCGVVGGDLSASDTFTIAVTAFGDLEGRAPVLRSGARIDDVVAVAGDLGGAAAGLALLFRHATDADGSPDARLAASLRREHRVAVEAQLRPHPPIAAGVAAARGDARAMLDLSDGLALDARRIAQASGVAIDLERSALGAEPDRALVGGEDHSLLACFPPAAPLPDGFRRIGTVVAGDGLLVDGLPYTGLGGWDPYAGWNGARG
- a CDS encoding NAD(P)H-dependent glycerol-3-phosphate dehydrogenase encodes the protein MTRRRRAALRARSLPAHRVAVLGAGSWGTTFAKILGDAGSEVIIWARRPEIAHEITEARRNSQYLPGVNLPPSVRATTVLADALDGAEQVFVSIPSQSLRENLSAVEPLLPQGAPIVSLMKGVERGSGLRMSQVIAQELPIDPSRIAVISGPNLALEIAREQPTAAVVSSVSLETAQAVALLATNRYFRSFVNTDVIGTEFGGVLKNLIAVAIGIVDGVGYGENTKASIITRGLVEMTDFAVAHGAMPDTLAGLAGLGDLIATCQSPLSRNNTAGRLLGQGYAFDEVVRQMNQTAEGLASVAPILELARARGVAMPIVEQVSRVLAGTLDPKDIAPHLTTDSDEPQGERTADGGQDRGRTSLRGAFQRALGQLRNGRRSSRGD
- a CDS encoding DUF3515 family protein, producing MTLRPARMLAALPLLLAAGLLGACTPIVTMTAAPDSNNPGCAEISVRLPDSIAGHAQRDTDAQATSAWGSPAVVLLRCGVPPIGPTTKPCLTANGIDWVLENDPLSSALRYITFGRVPATEVVIQHGGGGVSDASVMADLASAIGSVPQSKNLRCVTAADVPAPTPTTNPTATTSPTPSP
- the rsmD gene encoding 16S rRNA (guanine(966)-N(2))-methyltransferase RsmD; its protein translation is MTRIVSGFAGSLTLAVPRSGTRPTSDRVREAMFSALVARNAVHDANVLDLYAGSGALGLEAASRGAASVVLVERSRAAAEICRANASAILTAAKGRAAPRLSTVVSSVRGFLAGHSAAAGGFQLVFLDPPYDLPERELTEDLATLEPLLTDDAVVVVERSARSQEPTWPPLLTLDRRKVYGDTAVWTADRIVAE
- a CDS encoding D-alanine--D-alanine ligase family protein, producing MADKIAVVLLFGGRSSEHSVSCATAGGVLAAIDRERYDVIPVGITRDGEYVLERDDAAAFALNPIAMPVVIDNGTRVRWPESATSRTLTVHEPDGSERVLGDVDIVFPILHGPWGEDGTLQGMLELVGLPYVGSGVLASALGMDKHFTKTVLQHAGLPVAAWRTVSAFDWSSDPDAVAAAAAELTLPLFVKPARAGSSVGVTKVAAIEQLPHAIETALAEDDKVLIESGLVGREVEIAVLGGRPGEATRASVAGEIVVSGRDFYDFAAKYLDAPGVELVCPADLSAGELALMQSLAVRAFDAIGGEGLARVDFFLTADGFVINEINTMPGFTPISMFPKCWQASGLAYPQLIDELIDVALARTAGR